A window from Brucella sp. BE17 encodes these proteins:
- a CDS encoding N-acetylmuramoyl-L-alanine amidase, whose amino-acid sequence MAATNEPLSALTFRIAGDDLRTRIVVMFDREPQITTRLFNNPHRLVVELPETRFGFDDESLVARGLVGDVRYGLAGKGRSRLILTLNGPFKVEDLRVLKNESASGYRLVADIVATSDREFAHELQSRSEITGSTTTISPARDGGIGGLKDDDGSRPFTVMIDPGHGGIDAGAESLSGIKEKELTLAFGFELRDRLEQEKNIRVLMTREDDRFLRLSERVRIGRQHEADLFISIHADTINQHDIRGATVYTISDKASDAVARAMAERENKSDNLAGGVTEEVPEVADILLDLTRRETHTFSLSFAEKVIQNLKGEVGLINNPHRFAGFQVLRAPDVPSVLIEIGYLSNAEDEKLISNPQWRQKLADRIALAIKSYEAARRPEMLTKG is encoded by the coding sequence ATGGCGGCGACAAACGAACCTCTGAGCGCATTGACATTTCGTATAGCGGGCGACGACCTTCGCACGCGCATCGTCGTGATGTTCGACCGGGAACCGCAGATTACGACGCGTCTTTTCAACAACCCGCATCGCCTCGTTGTAGAGTTGCCGGAGACCCGATTCGGCTTTGATGATGAAAGCCTTGTTGCACGCGGTCTGGTTGGAGACGTCCGCTATGGTCTGGCCGGAAAAGGGCGTTCACGTCTTATTCTGACTTTGAACGGTCCGTTCAAGGTTGAAGATCTGCGTGTACTCAAAAATGAAAGTGCTTCCGGCTATCGGCTGGTCGCCGATATCGTCGCCACATCGGATCGCGAATTTGCGCATGAGCTTCAGAGCCGATCTGAGATTACGGGTTCCACTACGACGATATCGCCCGCGCGCGATGGCGGCATTGGCGGGTTGAAAGACGACGATGGTTCGCGTCCCTTCACCGTGATGATCGATCCTGGTCATGGCGGTATCGATGCGGGTGCGGAAAGTTTGAGCGGCATCAAGGAGAAAGAGCTTACACTGGCCTTCGGTTTCGAGTTGCGCGACCGTCTGGAGCAGGAAAAGAACATCAGGGTTTTGATGACACGCGAAGATGATCGGTTTCTGCGCTTGTCGGAAAGGGTCCGTATAGGTCGTCAGCATGAAGCGGATCTTTTCATTTCCATTCACGCAGATACGATCAATCAGCACGATATTCGCGGCGCAACCGTCTATACGATTTCCGACAAGGCATCGGATGCCGTGGCGCGCGCAATGGCGGAGCGTGAAAACAAATCCGACAATCTGGCGGGTGGCGTTACCGAAGAAGTGCCGGAAGTTGCTGATATTCTGCTCGATCTCACCCGGCGCGAAACCCATACGTTTTCGCTAAGTTTTGCCGAAAAGGTCATTCAGAATCTGAAAGGCGAGGTGGGTTTGATCAACAATCCGCATCGCTTTGCGGGATTTCAGGTTCTCCGCGCACCGGATGTGCCTTCAGTGCTGATTGAAATTGGCTATCTCTCCAATGCCGAAGATGAAAAGCTTATCAGCAATCCGCAATGGCGTCAGAAGCTTGCCGATCGTATCGCGCTGGCCATAAAGTCCTATGAGGCAGCGCGTCGCCCGGAAATGCTGACGAAGGGATGA
- a CDS encoding penicillin-binding protein 1A, with product MVRLIGYFFGIGTVLALLAAGGVAIYIGNISNDLPDYELLAKYEPPVMTRVHASDGSLMAEFARERRLYLPIQAVPNGVRAAFISAEDKSFYEHHGLDFGGLLRAVITNVKNMGTGRRPVGASTITQQVAKNFLLSSTQTYDRKIREAILAMRIEQAYSKDRILELYLNEIFFGLGSYGIASAALTYFDKPVGQLSIAESAYLAALPKGPNNYHPFRQQERAIERRNWVIDRMAENRYISNEEAEEAKAQPLGVTPRTATHYLVASEYFTEEVRRQIIQKYGVDALYEGGLSVRSTVNPTLQVDAQKSLRSALLRFDEARGWRGPTKHVELGNDWGSAFGDMRAFSDVPEWQLAVVLNVSAAGADIGIQPKLEASGSRSKERMRAFIAADDMKWAMRVMNINGKRSSAKSPEGVLNPGDIIYVSKKDDNSYRLQQPPKLGGAMVAMDPHTGRVLAMVGGFSFAESEFNRATQAYRQPGSSFKPFVYAAALDNGYTPASVVLDGPLEVNQGGSLGVWAPKNYSGKFSGPSTLRYGIEQSRNVMTVRLAQDMSMKVVAEYAERFGIYDKMLPVLSMSLGAGETTVLRMVTAYSIIANGGQSITPSMIDRIQDRYGKTVFKHDGRVCEGCNAREWSNQDEPTLIDNRDQVLDPMTAYQITSMMEGVVQRGTAQLLKSLDRPIAGKTGTTNDEKDAWFVGFTPDLVVGVFMGYDTPTSLGRGSTGGGLAAPVFKSFMQEALAGTPKVDFRVPEGMTLIAINRKTGMRTSDSDPNRIMEAFKPGTGPSDSYSVIGMGDYREGAPVSPKSPQATRAINSGSGGLY from the coding sequence ATGGTAAGGCTTATCGGGTATTTCTTTGGAATCGGAACGGTACTGGCGCTTTTGGCCGCCGGCGGCGTTGCTATTTACATTGGAAACATTAGCAACGATTTGCCCGACTATGAGTTGCTGGCGAAGTATGAACCGCCGGTCATGACGCGTGTTCACGCTTCTGATGGCAGTCTCATGGCTGAATTCGCCCGCGAACGACGGTTGTATCTGCCGATACAGGCCGTACCCAACGGTGTGCGCGCAGCGTTTATTTCCGCAGAAGATAAATCTTTTTACGAGCATCACGGTCTTGATTTTGGTGGCCTTTTGCGCGCGGTCATCACAAACGTGAAAAATATGGGCACCGGACGACGGCCTGTCGGCGCCTCTACCATCACACAGCAGGTGGCAAAGAATTTCCTTCTATCTTCCACCCAGACTTATGATCGCAAAATCCGCGAAGCTATTCTGGCCATGCGCATCGAGCAGGCCTATTCGAAAGATCGTATTCTCGAACTTTACCTCAACGAGATTTTCTTCGGTCTTGGTTCTTATGGCATCGCGAGCGCGGCTTTGACTTATTTCGACAAGCCGGTCGGCCAGTTGAGCATCGCCGAAAGCGCGTATCTTGCAGCTCTCCCCAAAGGTCCGAATAATTATCACCCGTTTCGCCAACAGGAGCGCGCTATAGAGCGCCGCAACTGGGTGATCGACCGCATGGCTGAAAATCGCTATATTTCGAACGAGGAGGCGGAGGAAGCCAAGGCACAGCCGCTTGGCGTGACCCCTCGTACGGCTACGCACTATCTGGTCGCTTCAGAATATTTTACCGAGGAAGTGCGCCGCCAGATTATCCAGAAATATGGCGTGGATGCGCTGTATGAAGGTGGTCTCTCTGTGCGCTCGACAGTCAATCCGACCTTGCAGGTCGATGCTCAGAAATCGCTTCGATCCGCGTTGCTGCGTTTTGATGAAGCACGTGGCTGGCGCGGTCCCACGAAGCATGTCGAACTAGGCAATGACTGGGGTTCGGCTTTCGGTGATATGCGGGCCTTTTCGGATGTTCCCGAATGGCAGCTCGCCGTCGTGCTTAATGTTTCTGCGGCTGGAGCGGATATTGGCATACAGCCGAAACTTGAAGCATCAGGTTCTCGAAGCAAAGAGCGTATGCGTGCCTTCATCGCTGCCGATGATATGAAATGGGCGATGCGCGTCATGAATATCAACGGCAAGCGCAGCAGCGCAAAGTCGCCCGAAGGAGTCCTCAATCCGGGTGACATTATTTATGTTTCTAAGAAGGATGACAATTCTTACCGGTTGCAACAGCCTCCGAAACTCGGAGGTGCCATGGTTGCAATGGATCCGCATACCGGCCGTGTTCTTGCTATGGTGGGTGGGTTTTCTTTCGCAGAATCAGAATTCAATCGCGCGACGCAGGCCTATCGCCAACCCGGATCGTCGTTCAAGCCATTCGTTTATGCCGCCGCGCTCGACAATGGTTATACACCTGCGTCCGTTGTGCTTGATGGTCCGCTTGAGGTCAATCAGGGGGGCTCGCTGGGTGTATGGGCTCCGAAAAACTATTCCGGAAAGTTTTCCGGACCGTCCACGCTTCGTTACGGTATTGAACAGTCCCGTAACGTCATGACCGTGCGCCTCGCGCAGGATATGAGCATGAAAGTGGTTGCCGAATATGCCGAGCGTTTCGGTATATACGACAAGATGCTGCCCGTGCTTTCCATGTCGCTTGGTGCTGGCGAAACCACGGTTTTGCGTATGGTGACCGCCTATTCGATCATCGCCAATGGTGGGCAAAGCATAACGCCGTCGATGATTGACCGAATCCAGGACCGTTACGGCAAGACCGTCTTCAAGCATGACGGTCGTGTTTGCGAGGGCTGTAATGCGCGGGAATGGTCCAATCAGGATGAGCCAACGCTGATTGACAACCGTGATCAGGTTCTTGACCCGATGACGGCCTATCAGATTACTTCTATGATGGAAGGTGTAGTACAGCGCGGTACGGCACAGCTCCTTAAAAGCCTTGATCGTCCAATCGCTGGCAAAACCGGCACGACCAATGACGAAAAAGATGCGTGGTTCGTGGGCTTTACGCCTGATCTGGTGGTCGGCGTCTTCATGGGCTACGATACGCCAACATCGCTCGGACGCGGCAGTACGGGCGGCGGACTGGCAGCTCCGGTGTTCAAATCCTTCATGCAGGAGGCTCTGGCCGGAACGCCGAAAGTTGATTTTCGTGTGCCGGAAGGCATGACGCTGATTGCGATCAATCGCAAGACGGGCATGCGCACCAGTGATTCCGATCCGAACCGCATCATGGAGGCCTTCAAGCCTGGAACAGGGCCATCGGACAGCTATTCGGTGATTGGTATGGGAGACTACCGCGAAGGCGCGCCAGTTTCTCCAAAGTCGCCGCAGGCGACGCGAGCCATCAATTCCGGTTCTGGCGGCCTCTACTAA
- the prfB gene encoding peptide chain release factor 2 (programmed frameshift) has protein sequence MRAEIETLVDEIQQAISLLRRHLDWDQAIKRLGYLNQKAEDPTLWNDASEAQKLMRERQQLEDSITGINHLTQTLNDSIELIAMGEEEDDKSIIVDAENTIRELKAETDSRQIDMLLSGEADANDTYVEVHAGAGGTESQDWASMLLRMYTRWAERNGRKVDVMEVHDGEEAGIKSATILIKGHNSYGMMKTESGVHRLVRISPYDSNARRHTSFASIWVYPVIDDNIDVQVTESDVRIDTYRASGAGGQHVNTTDSAVRITHIATGIVVQCQAERSQHKNREKAWSMLRARLYEHELKKREEASDAANASKTDIGWGHQIRSYVLQPYQLVKDLRTGVESTNPQEVLDGTVTPFMEAALAHRIHGGAELIEDIE, from the exons ATGCGCGCGGAAATCGAGACGCTGGTCGACGAAATCCAGCAGGCCATAAGCCTGCTGAGGAGGCATCTT GACTGGGATCAGGCAATCAAACGTCTGGGCTATCTGAACCAGAAAGCCGAAGATCCCACACTTTGGAATGATGCATCCGAAGCCCAGAAGTTGATGCGTGAACGTCAGCAGCTGGAAGATAGCATCACTGGCATCAATCATCTGACACAGACGCTTAATGACAGCATCGAACTCATCGCCATGGGCGAGGAGGAAGACGATAAGTCAATCATCGTAGACGCGGAAAATACGATCCGCGAACTGAAAGCAGAAACCGACAGTCGCCAGATCGACATGCTGCTGTCCGGTGAAGCGGACGCCAACGATACCTATGTCGAAGTGCATGCCGGTGCAGGCGGCACGGAAAGTCAGGACTGGGCATCGATGCTTCTGCGCATGTATACGCGCTGGGCGGAACGCAATGGCCGAAAGGTCGATGTCATGGAAGTCCATGATGGAGAAGAAGCTGGGATCAAATCCGCAACCATTCTCATCAAGGGACATAATTCCTACGGCATGATGAAGACAGAATCGGGTGTGCATCGTCTGGTGCGTATTTCGCCCTATGATTCCAATGCCCGCCGCCATACCTCGTTTGCCAGTATCTGGGTTTATCCGGTCATCGACGACAATATCGATGTTCAGGTAACCGAATCCGATGTGCGCATTGATACCTATCGTGCCTCCGGCGCGGGCGGTCAGCACGTCAATACGACCGATTCTGCCGTGCGTATCACACACATCGCCACAGGTATCGTCGTGCAGTGCCAGGCCGAGCGCTCACAGCATAAAAATCGTGAAAAAGCCTGGTCTATGCTGCGTGCCCGTTTATACGAACACGAGCTGAAGAAGCGTGAGGAAGCGAGCGATGCGGCCAATGCCTCCAAGACCGATATTGGCTGGGGACATCAGATCCGATCCTACGTGCTTCAACCCTATCAGTTGGTGAAAGATTTGCGAACCGGCGTTGAAAGTACCAATCCGCAGGAAGTGCTGGATGGGACGGTAACGCCCTTCATGGAAGCAGCACTGGCGCATCGAATCCACGGTGGCGCAGAACTCATCGAGGATATCGAGTAA